In Triticum aestivum cultivar Chinese Spring chromosome 5B, IWGSC CS RefSeq v2.1, whole genome shotgun sequence, the following proteins share a genomic window:
- the LOC123117244 gene encoding probable histone H2A.5, whose product MDASATGAVSKVKKYVVGRKLGGGPRKKAVARSVKAGLQFPVGRIVRFLKKGRYAQRVGMGAPVYLASVLEYLAAELLELAGNAAKDNKKSRIIPRHLLLAIRNDQELGKLLAGVTIAHGGVLPNINPVLLPKKTAEKEPKSPNKAAKSPKKA is encoded by the coding sequence ATGGACGCCTCAGCCACCGGCGCCGTCTCCAAGGTGAAGAAGTACGTGGTGGGGCGCAAGCTTGGCGGCGGCCCCAGGAAGAAGGCGGTGGCGCGGTCCGTCAAGGCCGGGCTGCAGTTCCCCGTCGGCCGCATCGTCCGCTTCCTCAAGAAGGGCCGCTACGCGCAGCGCGTCGGCATGGGCGCCCCCGTCTACCTCGCCTCCGTCCTCGAGTACCTCGCCGCCGAGCTTCTAGAGCTCGCCGGGAACGCCGCCAAGGACAACAAGAAGTCCCGCATCATCCCGCGCCACCTGCTGCTCGCCATCCGGAACGACCAGGAGCTCGGCAAGCTGCTCGCCGGCGTCACCATCGCGCACGGCGGCGTGCTGCCCAACATCAACCCCGTGCTGCTCCccaagaagacggccgagaaggagcccAAGTCGCCCAACAAGGCCGCCAAGTCCCCCAAGAAGGCTTAG